A window from Leptospira meyeri encodes these proteins:
- a CDS encoding DUF6242 domain-containing protein: MFFRFTCITIMILFQFYSCNPNSKNNSSTLLGALLLLDAAKTCETNPELCTLSDFTLAQATEANAWAGILFASNQFVAVSQDGTNRVMTSSDGLSWTGRSASEASQWLSVAYGNNTYVAVSSGGSANRIMSSSDGINWTSRTFPTSSFASVTYGNGLFVAIENSGTGDWATSPDGINWTSRTQPALRPWRSVTFGNNLFVAVASGGTTSVATSPDGINWTLQTQAETNDWRSVTYGKGKFVAVARTGTNRVMTSTDGINWTARSASEQNEWYNVHYANGLFMAASFSGTNRIMTSTDGITWTAKSTAADSNQWYGVSFGKDTWVVVSINGTGTNRVQYATWRKN; encoded by the coding sequence ATGTTTTTTCGTTTCACTTGTATCACTATCATGATCCTTTTTCAGTTTTACTCATGTAATCCTAACTCCAAAAATAATTCCAGCACCCTTTTGGGAGCCTTACTTTTATTAGACGCAGCAAAAACATGTGAAACAAACCCTGAATTATGCACCCTTAGTGATTTTACTTTGGCACAAGCAACTGAGGCAAATGCATGGGCAGGAATATTGTTTGCCTCCAATCAGTTTGTCGCAGTATCACAAGATGGCACCAATCGCGTTATGACATCTTCAGATGGACTCTCTTGGACTGGCAGATCTGCATCTGAAGCAAGCCAATGGTTAAGTGTTGCTTACGGAAACAATACATACGTTGCGGTTTCCAGTGGTGGTAGTGCAAATCGGATCATGAGTTCTTCTGATGGAATCAATTGGACTTCCCGCACTTTTCCGACGAGTTCATTTGCTAGCGTTACGTACGGCAATGGTCTCTTTGTAGCGATTGAAAACTCAGGAACAGGCGACTGGGCAACCTCACCCGATGGAATTAACTGGACTTCAAGAACACAACCTGCTCTTCGGCCATGGCGAAGCGTGACTTTTGGAAACAATCTATTTGTCGCAGTTGCATCGGGTGGAACTACTAGCGTCGCGACTTCACCTGACGGTATCAATTGGACATTACAAACTCAAGCTGAAACAAACGATTGGCGCTCTGTCACTTACGGGAAAGGAAAATTTGTTGCTGTTGCAAGGACAGGAACCAACCGTGTGATGACTTCCACAGATGGAATCAATTGGACAGCTCGTTCGGCTTCCGAACAAAACGAATGGTATAATGTTCATTATGCCAATGGTTTGTTTATGGCTGCATCGTTTTCTGGAACCAATCGTATCATGACATCCACTGATGGGATTACATGGACTGCAAAATCTACAGCAGCAGATTCCAACCAATGGTATGGAGTTTCTTTTGGAAAGGATACTTGGGTAGTCGTTTCGATTAATGGAACGGGAACAAACCGTGTACAATATGCTACCTGGAGAAAGAATTAA
- a CDS encoding LIC10486 family protein, with protein MSELNSKADQLKRQADLMGLTREAVFTDEQAKEVLQGKITDGYLVKVKIDLDSLNGMVLILVSSIRKHIMELYAVVGTSPTFRRIRTFADHVQISTDLGDIGKSGGYDPAISENIGRAVHRAFTKEKLEELLPLWQKKDPSHITELLENPILMATKGRNIKLQAEVDKLSTAKFRYENPMKGVILPIPKPDDEAAAAKDASIPGISTEPAKGELSSLERQIAQFRTSFPKELNMKTVISPINGVEFDNLVEGMEILFRVPTETPEGLTNAQILGLIDEEGKISKDPVVGKFLGIAGSKTEYHIFAEGPNQYLLHSVEEHPVKVAIPKPAGMTGGTNKGSSAQGVKKKTGNAPAQESKGSGANLFMLMGAFVTIVLFGVLIFVMVIL; from the coding sequence ATGTCCGAATTAAACTCAAAAGCAGACCAACTCAAACGACAAGCAGACCTAATGGGCCTGACTAGAGAAGCCGTGTTTACGGATGAACAAGCCAAAGAAGTTTTACAAGGTAAAATTACAGATGGTTATCTCGTAAAAGTAAAAATCGACCTGGACAGTTTAAACGGAATGGTTCTCATTCTAGTATCATCCATTCGAAAACACATCATGGAACTGTATGCGGTTGTGGGAACTTCTCCAACTTTTCGAAGAATTCGAACATTTGCTGACCATGTACAAATATCGACTGATTTAGGTGACATTGGAAAATCTGGTGGGTATGATCCTGCGATTTCCGAAAATATTGGTCGTGCAGTACACAGGGCCTTCACCAAAGAGAAGTTAGAAGAACTTCTTCCGCTTTGGCAAAAAAAAGATCCTTCTCATATTACGGAACTTTTGGAAAATCCAATTCTCATGGCAACCAAAGGTAGAAATATAAAACTCCAAGCGGAAGTGGACAAACTATCTACCGCAAAGTTTCGATATGAAAACCCAATGAAAGGCGTAATTTTACCTATTCCAAAACCTGATGATGAAGCTGCAGCTGCTAAAGATGCTTCCATTCCTGGTATCTCCACCGAACCAGCGAAAGGTGAACTATCTTCCCTCGAACGTCAAATTGCTCAATTCCGAACATCTTTTCCAAAAGAATTGAATATGAAAACGGTGATATCTCCTATCAACGGTGTGGAGTTTGATAATTTAGTTGAAGGTATGGAAATTTTATTCCGTGTTCCGACTGAAACTCCAGAAGGCCTAACGAATGCCCAAATCCTTGGTTTAATTGATGAAGAAGGAAAAATTTCAAAAGATCCAGTTGTTGGAAAATTTTTAGGAATTGCAGGAAGCAAAACAGAATATCATATTTTTGCGGAAGGACCGAACCAATATTTGCTTCATTCTGTGGAAGAACATCCTGTAAAAGTTGCCATTCCAAAGCCGGCAGGGATGACAGGCGGTACAAACAAAGGTTCTTCGGCACAAGGCGTTAAGAAAAAAACAGGAAATGCCCCGGCCCAAGAATCCAAGGGTTCAGGTGCCAACTTATTTATGTTAATGGGTGCTTTTGTGACGATTGTCCTTTTTGGAGTGTTGATTTTTGTGATGGTGATCTTGTAG
- the thrC gene encoding threonine synthase, which translates to MSLTKYQFRAQFRCTNESCRKTYPLHQVIYSCEACGELLNVEHDIDSLKQVSAQEWKSEFESRFRSSQFPNASGVWGKKEWVLPGIQDENIITSGEGTTHLYDASRFAKDLGLSSLHVKQCGVSHTGSFKDLGMTVLVSQVNQMIADGVPIQAVACASTGDTSAALASYAAKAGIPSIILLPANKVSTAQLIQPVSNGALVLALETDFDGCMAVVKELTKEKSIYLANSMNSLRIEGQKTISIEITQQLGWKVPDWIVIPGGNLGNVSALGMGFEMMLELGLINKLPRIILAQAKNASPLYESFKKGFADFSPVTAEKTLASAIQIGDPVSVKKAIRVLKKFNGVVEVATEEELANAAARGDLYGLYNDPHTGVALAALLKSVESGVVGKGESVVVISTANGLKFTEFKLAFHEGKIPNIDERLKNRIQPCQPNLNGVMEILAKQLKK; encoded by the coding sequence ATGTCACTTACAAAATATCAATTCCGAGCACAGTTTCGATGTACCAACGAATCTTGTCGCAAAACCTATCCTCTCCACCAAGTGATTTATTCCTGCGAAGCTTGCGGGGAACTTTTAAATGTCGAACACGATATAGACAGTCTCAAACAAGTTTCCGCACAAGAATGGAAATCGGAATTTGAATCGCGGTTCCGTTCAAGCCAATTCCCGAATGCCTCCGGGGTTTGGGGGAAAAAGGAATGGGTTCTCCCTGGAATTCAGGATGAAAATATCATCACATCGGGGGAAGGAACCACCCATTTGTACGACGCTTCTCGATTTGCCAAAGATTTGGGGCTTTCAAGCCTCCATGTCAAACAATGCGGAGTTTCGCATACAGGCTCTTTTAAAGATTTAGGAATGACGGTTCTTGTGAGCCAGGTCAATCAAATGATTGCGGACGGAGTGCCCATCCAAGCCGTTGCCTGTGCTTCGACTGGTGATACCTCTGCAGCTCTTGCTTCTTATGCGGCCAAAGCAGGAATACCATCTATTATTCTACTACCAGCTAACAAAGTATCAACGGCCCAACTGATTCAGCCCGTATCCAATGGGGCTCTTGTGTTGGCACTGGAAACGGACTTTGATGGTTGTATGGCGGTGGTGAAAGAACTCACCAAAGAAAAATCGATTTATCTTGCAAACTCAATGAATTCATTGCGAATCGAAGGTCAAAAAACCATTTCGATTGAGATTACCCAACAGTTAGGTTGGAAAGTTCCGGATTGGATTGTGATTCCTGGTGGGAATTTAGGAAATGTTTCTGCTCTTGGAATGGGATTTGAGATGATGTTGGAACTTGGACTCATCAATAAATTACCGAGAATTATTTTGGCCCAGGCAAAAAATGCGAGTCCGCTTTATGAATCGTTTAAGAAAGGTTTTGCGGACTTCTCTCCTGTGACGGCAGAAAAAACATTAGCCTCTGCTATCCAAATCGGAGACCCAGTTTCTGTAAAAAAGGCCATTCGTGTTTTAAAAAAATTCAATGGAGTTGTGGAAGTTGCCACGGAAGAAGAGTTGGCAAATGCAGCTGCGCGCGGTGATCTATATGGATTATACAATGATCCACATACAGGTGTGGCACTGGCGGCACTTTTGAAATCCGTTGAATCAGGTGTTGTTGGGAAAGGTGAGTCAGTGGTCGTGATCTCCACAGCGAATGGACTCAAGTTCACTGAATTCAAACTTGCTTTTCATGAAGGGAAAATCCCTAATATTGATGAAAGACTAAAAAATAGAATCCAACCTTGTCAACCGAACCTGAATGGAGTGATGGAAATCCTAGCTAAACAACTGAAGAAATGA
- the lepB gene encoding signal peptidase I yields METETHSPRWWVKFKRYARRSIFLFFFLCFLLFVRIFLFQIYSIQGNSMYPTLEHGSVVFVWKGGFAISAKFFGTPLLYTDPKIDKLDLVLFVSQEDELVVKRVIGLPGEFYSIEAGRVLIDSTELLENYLPQGTYTSEPSTSIFLNRHNSPFLAMEKQGRIPPGYYLLLGDNRQYSTDSRSFGLVPVEKIKGKVIFYF; encoded by the coding sequence ATGGAAACAGAAACACATTCTCCTCGCTGGTGGGTCAAATTCAAACGTTACGCCCGTCGTAGCATTTTCCTCTTTTTCTTTCTCTGTTTCCTCTTATTTGTGCGCATCTTTTTATTCCAAATTTATTCCATCCAAGGAAATTCCATGTATCCAACCTTAGAACATGGGTCGGTGGTTTTTGTTTGGAAAGGTGGATTTGCCATCTCTGCCAAATTTTTTGGAACACCACTCCTTTATACAGATCCAAAAATTGATAAGTTGGATTTGGTTTTATTTGTGAGCCAAGAAGATGAACTAGTCGTCAAACGAGTGATAGGTTTACCTGGAGAATTTTATTCTATAGAAGCCGGACGGGTGCTGATCGACTCAACAGAGTTATTGGAAAATTACCTTCCCCAAGGAACCTACACAAGCGAGCCAAGTACATCCATATTTCTCAATCGCCACAACTCACCTTTTCTTGCTATGGAAAAACAAGGAAGAATTCCTCCTGGTTATTATCTTCTTCTAGGCGACAACAGACAATATTCAACAGACTCCCGTTCGTTTGGACTTGTCCCTGTTGAAAAAATCAAAGGCAAAGTAATTTTTTATTTCTAA
- a CDS encoding penicillin-binding protein, translating to MTEYKQRFKYIFLFILSLFVILLFRVIYLSYFNDNIINLKSSKYVQRGTIYDRRGIELAISRESATVGIDPTNIYDPELTAQELGPILGITPNKLIETIREKQNYFLLKREIELTKAEKIKALSLPGVRVEKEYKRIYPQGSLAASLLGFTGYDDDKALSGLEMLFNLELLSTPDAESSKGNNVHLTIDSIIQYRLEKSLQKAFIQTASKRGIGMIMDTETGKILAMASYPNFDPNHFQDFPLESHTNWSIRHVYEPGSTMKIFIALMLLNEGKILPGERFHCPGYIEIGKTTIRCTDNHGHVNLDEILQYSCNVGIIKAAQKIDEATYYSYMEKFKFGKRTNFSIHEAKGYLPPLNKWNKSTPYFLSIGQGLSVTPIQLITAAAAVVNGGILYEPSVVSQITNSYGELVHEFSIKNELLGIKEGAAKKTLNAMGKAVSQGTGKKAYLENYFIAGKTGTSQKAKAGAGYQAGLFTASFLGFFPAEKPKYVGLIVFDEPGGETHTGGGIAAPVFREVVESIIPIVEKSEKALVYRLKGEKNKIFKLDTKVMPDLTGFTASETIQILKQLQQEYKIEGSGFVKSQEPKAGSSLPTSSSIKIVLEP from the coding sequence ATGACAGAATACAAACAACGTTTTAAGTATATTTTTCTTTTTATCCTCTCCCTTTTTGTAATTTTACTTTTCCGAGTAATTTATCTTTCTTATTTTAACGACAATATCATCAATTTAAAGTCTAGTAAGTATGTCCAACGGGGAACGATCTACGACAGACGAGGGATTGAGTTAGCAATTTCACGTGAATCGGCTACAGTTGGAATTGATCCAACTAACATTTATGATCCCGAGCTCACTGCACAAGAGTTAGGCCCTATTCTAGGAATCACTCCGAACAAACTCATAGAAACTATCAGGGAAAAACAAAATTATTTTTTATTAAAAAGAGAAATTGAACTTACTAAAGCTGAAAAAATCAAAGCTCTGTCGCTTCCCGGTGTTCGAGTCGAAAAAGAATACAAACGAATTTATCCACAGGGAAGTTTGGCAGCTAGTTTACTTGGATTTACAGGTTATGATGACGACAAAGCACTGTCAGGTCTTGAGATGTTATTCAATTTGGAATTATTATCTACCCCCGATGCAGAATCGAGTAAAGGAAATAATGTCCATCTAACAATTGATAGTATCATTCAATACCGATTGGAAAAATCATTACAAAAGGCATTTATCCAAACAGCATCCAAACGGGGAATTGGTATGATTATGGATACGGAAACGGGAAAAATTTTAGCAATGGCTTCCTATCCTAACTTTGATCCCAACCATTTTCAGGATTTTCCTTTGGAATCTCACACCAATTGGTCCATCCGTCATGTTTATGAACCGGGATCAACAATGAAAATTTTCATAGCTCTTATGTTACTCAATGAAGGAAAAATCCTGCCAGGAGAAAGGTTTCATTGTCCAGGTTATATTGAAATTGGAAAAACCACCATTCGTTGTACTGACAATCATGGTCATGTCAATTTAGATGAAATTTTACAATACTCTTGTAACGTAGGAATCATCAAAGCTGCCCAAAAAATTGATGAAGCAACTTATTATAGTTATATGGAAAAATTTAAGTTTGGAAAACGAACTAATTTTTCTATTCATGAAGCAAAAGGATATTTACCTCCTTTGAATAAATGGAACAAAAGTACACCCTACTTTTTATCTATAGGTCAGGGACTTTCCGTCACACCCATCCAACTCATCACTGCCGCAGCAGCTGTTGTGAATGGGGGGATTTTATATGAACCATCTGTTGTGTCTCAAATCACCAATTCTTATGGAGAACTTGTACATGAATTTTCGATTAAAAATGAATTACTTGGAATCAAAGAAGGGGCTGCTAAAAAAACTTTAAATGCAATGGGGAAAGCCGTTTCACAAGGAACAGGGAAAAAAGCATATTTGGAAAACTACTTTATCGCAGGAAAAACAGGGACCTCACAAAAAGCAAAAGCAGGTGCCGGTTACCAAGCTGGTCTCTTTACTGCAAGTTTCTTAGGTTTTTTTCCTGCAGAGAAACCTAAGTATGTAGGTCTCATTGTTTTTGATGAACCTGGTGGAGAAACCCATACAGGTGGTGGAATCGCAGCACCTGTCTTTCGTGAGGTGGTAGAAAGTATCATTCCCATTGTTGAAAAAAGTGAGAAAGCACTTGTGTATCGATTAAAAGGAGAAAAAAATAAAATCTTCAAACTCGATACCAAAGTAATGCCTGATCTTACCGGATTTACAGCTTCCGAAACTATTCAAATTTTAAAACAACTACAACAAGAATATAAAATTGAAGGTTCTGGATTTGTGAAATCCCAAGAACCAAAAGCGGGATCTTCTCTTCCAACTAGTTCTTCTATCAAAATAGTTTTGGAACCTTAA
- a CDS encoding motility associated factor glycosyltransferase family protein, translating into MNETYLEKNLAALPSWLAEKIQNSDQISEVRNSSNSETNFSYQLTKSKTGDLTLELEGVWIHSRFDPKKEAERFATELPHDGSERIYLLFGAGLGYILPYLLEREKVNIIWMEPHVFFIKEAFQIFDFSKSLLEGKLILITGEGLEDQLSDAVKGKGTHPISFVPHRGSWQWRESDYLKLRHTAEQMFHKKDVNLATLTRFEKIWAKNICYNLPELSKFRPISDLFGIAEGISIVVCGAGPSLSESIPDLTKYRNQFLLLAVDTALPILTSFGVEPDLIFSVDPQALNSQYLEDYSGNGILIFDPTSTYLSLRLDNGPNKGYVTSSPFPLIGLLERTGSGEIGSVPFGGSVSTNAASLATLMGAGSVFLVGQDLSFTKGLAHSKGAVLEERLNYLESRKFRREKHNYKQLFALPQKKVTGNLEETYITNEKMLIFKKWFEDHAKDNPWTNLTKFGAKLEGIPHSEFSKEFKSDENEVKSQTNLVQSVRNRINSQLKIEIPFFDPKQLVSEIKSTTEALSEFVTIVKKGLTVSQRIYNQIKLNQINPKTFSEDIKQMDLIDEQVSGKKGLNEILSLGIQRVILTITEGYDDNLTLEEKENPRLAVAKKSLLLYEGLYSSVQSTKRMLTKSLYRML; encoded by the coding sequence GTGAACGAAACTTATCTGGAGAAAAATCTTGCCGCCCTACCGTCCTGGTTAGCGGAAAAAATTCAAAATTCAGATCAAATTTCTGAGGTGAGGAATTCTTCAAATTCCGAAACGAATTTCTCTTACCAACTAACAAAGTCTAAAACGGGAGATCTTACGTTAGAATTAGAGGGAGTTTGGATCCATAGTAGGTTTGATCCCAAAAAAGAAGCCGAACGATTTGCCACCGAACTTCCTCATGATGGAAGTGAACGTATTTATCTTTTGTTTGGTGCAGGCCTTGGTTATATCCTTCCTTATCTCTTAGAAAGAGAAAAAGTAAACATCATTTGGATGGAACCACATGTATTTTTCATTAAGGAAGCATTTCAAATATTTGATTTTTCAAAATCATTGTTAGAAGGTAAGTTGATCCTTATCACAGGCGAAGGATTGGAAGACCAACTCTCAGATGCAGTTAAAGGCAAAGGAACCCATCCCATTAGTTTTGTTCCTCACAGGGGATCTTGGCAATGGAGAGAATCGGATTATTTAAAACTTCGTCATACAGCCGAACAAATGTTTCACAAAAAAGATGTGAACCTTGCGACTCTCACCAGGTTTGAAAAAATTTGGGCCAAAAATATTTGTTATAATTTACCTGAATTGTCTAAGTTCCGTCCGATCTCAGATCTATTTGGCATTGCCGAAGGAATTTCTATTGTTGTATGCGGGGCCGGACCAAGTCTTTCCGAATCCATACCCGATTTAACAAAGTATAGAAACCAATTTCTTCTCCTCGCAGTAGATACGGCCTTACCCATCCTCACGTCTTTTGGGGTAGAACCCGATTTGATTTTTTCTGTCGACCCGCAGGCCTTAAATAGCCAATACCTTGAAGATTATTCTGGAAACGGAATTCTCATTTTTGATCCCACATCCACTTATTTAAGTTTACGATTAGACAATGGACCAAACAAAGGTTATGTGACATCTTCCCCTTTTCCTTTGATCGGATTACTGGAAAGAACTGGCTCCGGCGAAATTGGATCTGTCCCTTTTGGTGGTTCCGTTTCCACCAACGCAGCAAGCCTTGCGACTCTTATGGGTGCAGGTTCTGTTTTCTTAGTAGGCCAAGATTTGAGTTTTACTAAGGGACTCGCCCACTCCAAAGGGGCAGTCCTCGAAGAACGATTGAACTATTTAGAATCAAGAAAGTTTCGCCGGGAAAAACATAACTACAAACAACTGTTTGCCTTACCTCAAAAAAAAGTCACAGGGAATTTGGAAGAAACCTATATCACCAATGAAAAGATGTTAATCTTTAAAAAATGGTTCGAAGACCATGCCAAGGACAATCCTTGGACCAATCTCACTAAGTTTGGTGCCAAACTAGAAGGAATTCCCCATTCTGAATTTTCCAAAGAGTTTAAGAGTGATGAAAACGAAGTAAAATCCCAAACCAATTTAGTACAATCTGTACGAAATCGAATTAACTCTCAGCTAAAAATAGAAATCCCTTTTTTTGATCCAAAACAGTTAGTTTCAGAAATTAAGTCCACAACAGAGGCATTGTCGGAATTTGTCACGATTGTTAAAAAAGGACTTACGGTTTCACAAAGAATTTACAACCAAATCAAACTAAATCAAATCAATCCTAAAACTTTTTCAGAAGACATCAAACAAATGGATTTAATTGATGAACAGGTTTCTGGAAAAAAAGGTTTGAATGAAATTTTAAGTTTGGGAATCCAAAGAGTTATTTTAACCATTACAGAAGGTTATGATGACAACCTAACTTTAGAAGAAAAAGAAAATCCCAGGCTTGCCGTGGCAAAAAAGTCCTTATTGTTGTATGAAGGATTATATTCATCCGTTCAGTCTACCAAACGGATGCTCACAAAATCACTCTATCGAATGTTGTAA
- a CDS encoding OmpA family protein translates to MADSYYRTISGKHYDNELLEIVEKATKRSKAPIGKNIAKTLFDAIKDGGDYTDVEKRTVKYIRDNFKFNPEADEYLRSEIRKWAAKISVPAAKKKSSAKSSAKKESATKRSSVRSAKSSDEGFTPYVESYEFGESSREEIAPTPEYNELVALNKFQITPRQNRIGRLVLLGLVIVFLIVLVIFGIRSCNRGTKPSQTTGQNLNGSSDVGTRSLERVELSQGKVSSRFESRASAIRYINDLQIRFIKQSMQTEDGASDKIATLAEALKAYPGIRVRVKGHTCFIGEMDENKILSDERAKFIFDELVKNGVSSTQLDYRGFGETAEIESNSTEAGRIKNRRVDFTVLSVTE, encoded by the coding sequence GTGGCAGATAGTTATTACCGTACCATCAGTGGTAAACATTATGATAATGAATTGTTAGAAATCGTTGAGAAAGCCACCAAACGTAGCAAAGCTCCTATTGGTAAAAACATTGCGAAAACTTTATTTGATGCCATCAAAGATGGTGGCGATTATACAGATGTTGAAAAACGAACTGTAAAATACATACGAGATAATTTTAAATTTAATCCTGAAGCAGATGAATACCTTCGTTCCGAAATTCGTAAATGGGCTGCTAAAATCTCGGTTCCTGCAGCAAAGAAAAAATCATCGGCTAAATCATCTGCAAAAAAAGAATCTGCAACAAAACGAAGTTCAGTTCGTTCGGCTAAGTCATCCGATGAAGGATTCACTCCTTATGTAGAAAGTTATGAATTTGGTGAATCATCTCGAGAGGAAATAGCGCCAACACCAGAATACAATGAGTTAGTTGCGCTGAATAAATTTCAAATCACACCAAGACAAAATCGTATCGGAAGACTCGTTTTACTTGGACTGGTTATCGTATTTTTAATTGTTTTGGTTATCTTTGGAATCCGTAGTTGCAATCGAGGTACAAAACCTTCACAAACGACGGGTCAAAATTTGAATGGTTCTTCTGATGTGGGAACTCGCTCTTTAGAGCGAGTGGAGTTATCCCAAGGAAAGGTGTCTAGCAGATTTGAATCCAGGGCCTCTGCCATTCGTTATATCAATGATTTACAAATTCGTTTCATCAAACAAAGTATGCAAACAGAAGATGGTGCCAGTGATAAAATCGCAACCTTAGCGGAAGCATTAAAGGCATACCCTGGGATCCGTGTCCGAGTAAAAGGACATACTTGTTTTATTGGTGAGATGGATGAAAACAAAATTCTATCAGACGAACGAGCAAAATTTATTTTTGATGAACTAGTGAAAAATGGCGTCAGTTCAACGCAGCTCGACTATCGTGGATTTGGTGAAACAGCTGAAATTGAATCTAATTCTACAGAAGCTGGTCGAATCAAAAATAGAAGAGTTGATTTTACTGTTTTATCGGTCACAGAATAA
- a CDS encoding sigma 54-interacting transcriptional regulator — protein sequence MSVKQDISGTLRKIQKEIQQLPNITDRLNFILDMTLTLFGASTGSISIMDQEEKVLTIVAAKGMDWEKKIAAKLPFNLGVTGRAASTREIIYVPDVTLDKDYVKLIETVRSELAIPLLTRDSTVGVLNLESDKVNFFSPDIINQATLFASQLTIVILEERIAKEAFEKSKREEDPVEEILGYDPSILFLKHRIRQVGPSDTSVMIIGEEGAGKKLVAKALHYISQRKNGPFLTVDCSGLSYELLEAELFGSQSGKIFNPGKLEQANGGSLYIESIGDLPTNLQTKLFHTLRDKTISNPSTKKKDEVLNIRIFTGSKRDLLEDIQKETFSMDLYYRLAEVPLRMPPLRERRGDVPLLAHHFLYQYNKQYGRNKTFSTEALKSLTGMPWSGNVRQLQSVIQYAVLVPPESVLEPHSFMQDGKRETEVPAKVQSFALGTEILSPSENLSLNIAIERLEAIWIKEAFQRVSTQEEAAKLLGISRGSLQYKIKNNQFLDGFNT from the coding sequence ATGTCTGTAAAACAGGATATTTCCGGTACATTAAGGAAAATCCAAAAAGAAATTCAACAACTTCCGAATATTACGGATCGTTTGAATTTCATTTTGGACATGACTCTAACTTTGTTTGGAGCCTCTACCGGTAGTATTTCTATTATGGACCAAGAAGAAAAAGTCCTCACCATTGTTGCGGCAAAAGGAATGGATTGGGAGAAAAAAATTGCTGCCAAACTTCCTTTCAATTTGGGAGTCACCGGTCGTGCTGCATCCACTAGAGAAATCATCTATGTCCCTGATGTGACTTTAGATAAAGATTATGTAAAACTCATTGAAACCGTTCGTTCGGAACTTGCCATCCCTCTGTTGACTAGAGATTCAACAGTTGGGGTTTTAAACTTAGAATCCGATAAGGTAAATTTTTTCTCACCAGATATCATCAACCAAGCCACGTTATTTGCATCTCAGTTAACAATTGTGATTCTTGAAGAACGAATTGCGAAAGAAGCCTTTGAAAAATCCAAAAGAGAAGAAGATCCTGTTGAAGAAATTTTAGGGTATGATCCGAGTATTTTGTTTTTAAAACATAGGATTCGTCAGGTGGGTCCCTCCGATACTTCGGTGATGATCATTGGAGAAGAAGGTGCCGGTAAAAAACTAGTCGCTAAGGCTTTGCATTATATTTCTCAAAGAAAAAATGGTCCATTTCTCACTGTAGATTGTTCAGGTTTAAGTTATGAATTATTAGAAGCAGAGTTATTTGGTTCTCAAAGTGGAAAAATTTTCAATCCGGGAAAATTAGAACAGGCTAACGGTGGTTCACTTTACATTGAATCCATTGGGGATTTGCCAACCAATCTGCAAACAAAACTCTTTCATACCTTAAGGGATAAAACGATCTCAAATCCTTCGACAAAAAAAAAGGACGAAGTTTTAAATATCAGAATTTTTACAGGTAGCAAAAGAGATTTGTTGGAAGATATCCAGAAAGAAACTTTTTCTATGGATTTGTATTACCGCCTAGCGGAAGTTCCTTTACGAATGCCTCCATTACGAGAAAGAAGAGGGGATGTCCCACTTCTGGCTCACCATTTTTTATACCAATACAACAAACAATATGGAAGAAATAAAACTTTCTCCACTGAAGCGTTAAAGTCACTCACAGGAATGCCTTGGAGTGGGAATGTAAGGCAATTACAAAGTGTGATTCAATATGCGGTTCTTGTCCCACCGGAATCGGTTTTGGAACCTCACTCATTTATGCAGGATGGGAAACGAGAAACAGAGGTTCCGGCGAAGGTTCAGAGTTTTGCTTTGGGAACAGAAATTTTATCTCCTTCGGAAAATTTATCTTTGAACATTGCCATCGAAAGATTGGAGGCAATTTGGATCAAAGAAGCCTTCCAACGTGTCTCCACTCAGGAAGAGGCAGCCAAACTTTTGGGAATTAGTCGTGGTTCTTTGCAATATAAGATCAAAAATAACCAATTTCTCGACGGATTCAACACCTAA